A genomic window from Halomonas sp. LR3S48 includes:
- a CDS encoding GGDEF domain-containing protein, with translation MLPAASRQTTWAGMLDIKSLPTRAQHSLKRPHRLALATLPPRAFAFCHTFGTTLWIALEEGSGWSLILPALLLLLWPAVAYGHAAMAHDSKRAEFRNLYFDSLLFGAWCSVLDFYVLATVTIGLACFMNNMVVGGPRRMAASMALFAGGALGWSALTGFGFRPYVSTGLDIYQGAGAVIYFLAIAQVMYGQNRKIGRSIVEIKFQNRVFHALLQLGVVANRASNIHTLLEDSLKHLHADFPEYGFAVFLQERQRPEVTRYAAVTGLRLGPEDERRLGGLLATLHDREENTIKLRETTVGEQLYATPMAGRLSLYDGWLIVRAPKLDGALERMLTLFADQLAAATENKLLHLELKKTAERDGLTGIYNRGFFESALQLSIQAKAQPPGLDFAVLMMDVDGLKKVNDQYGHVAGDQLITAVAERLKMQCREDDILARYGGDEFVILFPSADLSAPNRVATLIRSHLEGQRCTITSTHGESVEVQLRLSMGTASSTEVPAQEVLTLADNRMYDDKTQRRSARVLG, from the coding sequence GTGCTGCCTGCAGCAAGCAGGCAGACGACCTGGGCGGGCATGCTAGATATCAAATCTCTTCCAACACGGGCGCAGCATTCTCTCAAACGTCCTCACCGACTTGCTCTGGCGACGTTGCCGCCGCGTGCCTTCGCCTTTTGCCATACCTTCGGGACCACGCTATGGATTGCCTTGGAGGAAGGCAGCGGCTGGTCGCTGATCCTGCCGGCGCTACTCCTGCTGCTATGGCCAGCCGTCGCGTACGGCCACGCTGCCATGGCTCACGACTCAAAGCGCGCCGAATTCAGGAATCTCTATTTCGACAGCCTGTTGTTCGGTGCCTGGTGCAGTGTGCTCGATTTCTATGTGCTGGCCACCGTCACAATCGGCCTGGCCTGCTTCATGAACAACATGGTGGTCGGCGGGCCACGGCGAATGGCGGCTTCCATGGCACTGTTTGCTGGCGGCGCGCTGGGCTGGAGCGCGCTGACCGGGTTCGGCTTCCGGCCGTACGTCAGTACCGGGTTGGACATCTATCAAGGTGCCGGCGCAGTGATATATTTCCTGGCAATCGCCCAGGTGATGTATGGGCAGAATCGCAAGATCGGCCGCAGTATCGTCGAGATCAAGTTCCAGAACCGGGTCTTTCATGCACTGCTCCAGCTTGGCGTCGTAGCCAATCGCGCCTCGAATATCCATACCCTGCTGGAGGACTCGCTGAAGCACCTGCACGCCGATTTCCCAGAGTACGGGTTTGCCGTGTTCCTCCAGGAGCGGCAACGCCCCGAGGTGACACGCTACGCTGCCGTCACTGGACTTCGACTCGGCCCGGAGGATGAGCGACGCCTCGGCGGGCTTTTGGCCACGCTTCATGATCGCGAGGAAAACACCATCAAGCTGCGCGAAACGACCGTCGGCGAGCAGCTGTATGCAACGCCCATGGCCGGCCGTCTCAGTCTCTACGATGGCTGGCTCATCGTGCGCGCCCCCAAGCTGGACGGTGCGCTGGAGAGAATGCTGACCCTGTTCGCCGACCAACTGGCGGCGGCCACCGAGAACAAGCTGCTCCATCTGGAATTGAAAAAGACGGCGGAACGCGACGGCCTGACCGGGATTTACAACCGTGGCTTCTTCGAATCGGCGCTGCAGTTGAGCATTCAGGCCAAGGCACAGCCCCCGGGGCTGGATTTCGCCGTATTGATGATGGATGTCGATGGGCTCAAGAAGGTCAACGACCAGTATGGCCACGTCGCGGGCGATCAGCTCATCACTGCCGTTGCCGAGCGCTTGAAGATGCAGTGCCGCGAAGATGACATCCTCGCACGCTATGGCGGAGACGAATTCGTCATTCTGTTCCCTTCCGCAGACCTCTCAGCACCCAATCGCGTCGCCACATTGATCCGATCACACCTGGAAGGACAGCGGTGCACCATCACCTCCACGCACGGTGAGAGCGTGGAGGTGCAGCTTCGTTTGAGCATGGGCACAGCCAGTTCCACCGAGGTGCCCGCCCAAGAAGTACTTACCCTGGCGGACAATCGCATGTACGACGACAAGACCCAGCGCCGCAGTGCAAGAGTCCTCGGCTGA